The Limibacillus halophilus genome includes the window TGAATGACGTGATGTTCCTGGTCAAACCGCCTTACAGTGTAGTTAGCTTGACTTTCCTCGCGTCCTTGTTGATTGATAAGCGCTTCCCAGGCAATAGGCGGCAATGATTTGTTCACCCACTCAGTTTCCAGAAGTTGAGCGTCATTTAGGTTAGTGAATTTATCAAGGTATGCTGGAGTAGCGTACATTCCAAATTTTTCAGTAACTAGTTTTGATGCGTGAGGCTGCGCGGGATCGTACTGCCCATAGCTGATCGCAAGATCAATGCGACGGTCACGCATGACATCAATTTTTTGCTCTCCTGTTTGAATGGAAACATCAATACCAGGATTTGCCTCGTAAAATTTTTCTAGGTTTGGCACCAGCCACATGGAGGCAAATGAAGATGTTGTACTAATAGTCAGCATCTCTTTTGAGCCGACGATATCGTTGACGGTCTCGTTGATCTGCCGAAAGACGTTGAATGT containing:
- a CDS encoding LysR substrate-binding domain-containing protein — protein: MYSKLPSLNVLRTFDAAARLKSFKKAADELHVTPTAVSHQIKTLEEGLGTRLFERQIRAVKLTRDGELLSDTTFNVFRQINETVNDIVGSKEMLTISTTSSFASMWLVPNLEKFYEANPGIDVSIQTGEQKIDVMRDRRIDLAISYGQYDPAQPHASKLVTEKFGMYATPAYLDKFTNLNDAQLLETEWVNKSLPPIAWEALINQQGREESQANYTVRRFDQEHHVIQAALAGQGIALVSSILVRNAVKEQWLVPFSNNALQGEFIGLTYYLVVPPRNQRNKNVVAFTEWLFPEIQKSLF